TAACAGCTGCCATTCCACCAGGGATGCACGCAATGTCCCATGGAGATGAGCTCATCTCCAGCTCACAAAGTAGGTATCCATCTGGTGTAAAGAGCTTTAACTTCTCATTAGCATTGTCTACAAGCAAGATTCTGTCGTCCGGAAGAAATGTTCCACCTGTGACTTCCGCACAACGTTCGTCCATTGCCGAAGTAgcgtcaaaacgttcaatgatCTTAGCATGTTTCTTAACAAAGGGTGACACAGTAGTTGGTGTTCTGTTGATCTTCACTGAACCTATTTCGTCAAGTGCTAGCAGAACATGCTCTATTTCATAGTTGACTTCAAACTCATAGTcgatatcaaatatatcagttgTCTCTTTTTCAATGACTTCTTCATACTTGTGAAGTTCCTTTTCCATCGTGTGAGCAACAACAAACAGTTCATTATCTGTTCCATGTTCAATTGCTGCTCTAAGAACTCCCATGGAACTGTCTACAGCTTTCTGTAGAAAATGGCATCTGCCTATTTGGTCCGCTAGATCAAGTGTAACTTTCTTGTGAGTTGTTTCAAAGtcttctttaaatattttctccAGCTCATCCAAGACCTTATTGATTTCGTTTCTTACTTTCTGAATGTTGTTTTGAAAGACGTCTTTGGTTGATTCCAATTTGTCAATAGTTCTTGTCCTATCCAGTATAATGCACTCGCTTTCTTCGTTGCATTCCTTTAATTTGTCAAGTAGTTTATGTGCTTCTGACGAATTCTTGATTTCTCCCGCGACTTTCTCTATGTCGATGAGATTTTCACAGTCTCTATGCTCTTCTTTAGCACAATCGTCACATGCAACCTTGTTATGGTCCACACAATACAAATTAATTAGTTTACCCCCATGAGGATGACAAGTAGAAACCTCTTCATGACGCATCGGACCTTTCTGATTTTTTAGCTCAACAATTTGAACAACAGCATGCGTATCGGTGGCTCTTAACACTCTATGATGAGCGGAACAGGACTTGCACAGTGCTTCAGCGCATTCTAAGCACCAATGGTCCGCTGGCTCTGGCTCGCCGATTTTCTGACATGGTGAGCATACATTATCATCCGTGGGGATGTTGTCGTATCCCAGAATACTCAATGTCAGTTGGTTCATGGGAAACATGGCCGCCCACTGTTGTGGGACACTTCCCTTGAGCTGATCCACCCTCATTTGCACGTGCTTGCGGCAAACCGGACACGGAAAACCGTCTCCCGTCCATACGTAAGGCTTGTTGTCAAATATTGATGCTGGTAGCTTGTTGTTAAGTTTCGTACAGATGTCAGCTATCTTGACTATATATCCTTCCAAGCAGCGCTCGCAGAACGTATGGAGACAAGGTAGATATTTCGGTTTCTTGTATGTCTCCTTGCACAGAACACACGTTACCATCGCAAGCTTTGAAGGCATTTTTCTCTTCACTTCTTTTCTTAATTTACTTTGCAAAACGTAAACTCTGTAGC
The sequence above is drawn from the Mya arenaria isolate MELC-2E11 chromosome 14, ASM2691426v1 genome and encodes:
- the LOC128217026 gene encoding tripartite motif-containing protein 2-like, whose amino-acid sequence is MPSKLAMVTCVLCKETYKKPKYLPCLHTFCERCLEGYIVKIADICTKLNNKLPASIFDNKPYVWTGDGFPCPVCRKHVQMRVDQLKGSVPQQWAAMFPMNQLTLSILGYDNIPTDDNVCSPCQKIGEPEPADHWCLECAEALCKSCSAHHRVLRATDTHAVVQIVELKNQKGPMRHEEVSTCHPHGGKLINLYCVDHNKVACDDCAKEEHRDCENLIDIEKVAGEIKNSSEAHKLLDKLKECNEESECIILDRTRTIDKLESTKDVFQNNIQKVRNEINKVLDELEKIFKEDFETTHKKVTLDLADQIGRCHFLQKAVDSSMGVLRAAIEHGTDNELFVVAHTMEKELHKYEEVIEKETTDIFDIDYEFEVNYEIEHVLLALDEIGSVKINRTPTTVSPFVKKHAKIIERFDATSAMDERCAEVTGGTFLPDDRILLVDNANEKLKLFTPDGYLLCELEMSSSPWDIACIPGGMAAVTLPEDKKILMVSGLNDCITPVDQFTTSGKCYGIAYSYYEKDLVVACDTPGDGMAVVKVITLSGEEVRNISIGEDGKSLISRPSYVATNPFNADVYVSDDCNNTVIGITMGGDFRFKHSESYLQLPVGIAADNHGCVYVCGNGSCDIHQMSCDGQRIRLLCDGLPHPRAIAFDPYGERFLVTSDGSYKSTVQVYSLF